One region of Chlamydiales bacterium genomic DNA includes:
- a CDS encoding amino acid permease, with product MNENELHKGLKPRHIHLIALGGIIGSAYFLGTGYLVHEVGPCAFLAYILGALITYLTMMCLAELTIAMPTSGSFVSYAAKFVSPAWACGVGWSYWMTWVVYIPSECLAAGIIMNYFVPNVSEYIWAVLFGLLVTGINISHVKTFGEVEFWLAIIKILALVLFCILAVLIFFGVIGSADHEIIEGRYIFDNGGFFPNGGWVLLVNMVMLLVNFQGSEIIGLSASEAHNVTKTIPKIINHVTYRIIGLYLIPTFLLVLIFPWQKANLSESVFAMALQHYGMSPIAHLFSFVVLAAALSCANGGLYGTVRSMYALSKHGMAPKVLSVLNKQRVPARVTLFTLGGIWCMLGIAYFFSSQNVYANLLAISGFTGAVCWISICWCQLRFRRALLREGRSTEVLHYSVKWFPYLTHLSIWLQVGCLVFVALNEHLRASFYFGVPVLIIPMLLYKKIKKNKMPNIVF from the coding sequence ATGAATGAAAATGAACTCCATAAAGGGCTAAAACCGCGACATATTCACCTAATAGCTCTTGGTGGCATTATCGGTTCTGCTTATTTTCTTGGAACGGGTTATTTGGTGCACGAAGTTGGCCCTTGTGCCTTTCTTGCCTACATTTTAGGCGCACTTATCACCTACTTGACAATGATGTGTTTAGCAGAGCTAACCATCGCCATGCCAACCTCTGGTTCTTTTGTCAGTTATGCTGCAAAATTTGTATCCCCTGCATGGGCATGTGGAGTCGGTTGGTCCTACTGGATGACTTGGGTCGTCTATATTCCCTCTGAATGTCTTGCAGCTGGCATTATCATGAACTACTTTGTCCCCAATGTCTCCGAATACATATGGGCCGTTCTTTTTGGGCTACTAGTCACAGGCATTAATATTTCTCATGTAAAGACCTTTGGAGAAGTGGAGTTTTGGCTTGCCATCATCAAAATTTTAGCTCTCGTGCTCTTTTGCATCCTCGCTGTCCTCATCTTCTTTGGCGTTATAGGATCTGCAGATCACGAAATCATAGAAGGTAGATATATCTTTGATAATGGAGGCTTTTTTCCAAATGGTGGGTGGGTTCTCTTAGTTAACATGGTCATGCTTCTTGTTAACTTTCAAGGCTCTGAGATCATAGGACTTAGCGCATCAGAAGCTCATAATGTAACAAAAACGATCCCTAAAATTATTAATCATGTAACTTACCGTATTATTGGCCTCTATTTAATTCCTACTTTTCTTCTTGTTTTAATATTTCCTTGGCAAAAAGCTAATTTATCAGAAAGCGTCTTTGCAATGGCTCTACAACATTATGGAATGAGTCCTATTGCTCACCTTTTCAGCTTTGTAGTTCTTGCAGCAGCTCTTTCGTGTGCAAATGGTGGACTCTACGGAACCGTACGCTCCATGTACGCATTAAGTAAGCATGGCATGGCACCAAAAGTGTTAAGTGTGCTTAATAAACAGCGCGTCCCTGCAAGGGTTACTCTATTTACCCTTGGAGGAATCTGGTGCATGCTCGGTATTGCCTACTTTTTTTCTTCACAAAATGTCTATGCAAATCTCCTTGCAATTTCAGGATTTACAGGTGCTGTATGCTGGATCTCCATCTGTTGGTGTCAACTGCGCTTTAGAAGAGCTTTACTTCGGGAGGGGCGCTCCACTGAAGTTTTACACTACTCAGTAAAATGGTTTCCTTATCTTACTCATCTTAGCATATGGCTTCAAGTTGGCTGTTTAGTGTTTGTAGCTCTCAATGAACATTTACGCGCATCCTTTTATTTTGGAGTACCCGTTTTAATTATCCCTATGCTTCTTTATAAAAAGATAAAGAAAAATAAAATGCCAAACATTGTGTTTTAA
- a CDS encoding branched-chain amino acid transport system II carrier protein, producing MTKKNHSSVIAAGLALFSMFFGAGDLIWPIILGGQAGSQNFYAMLGLIITGVSLPLLGLISMMLFEGNYRAFFGRIGKLPSIFLIFIIQAILGPIGSIPRLITLSYATLQPYMPENITLIGFSILASLFVLCFTLKKQRVIDLLGLVLTPLLLISLGGILVMGFYHAPDPLSFGFSKTEAFTSGLNVGYNTLDLIASFIFAPLVLAHFIHDENTQIDKKTRSRMLFRKMLKACLIAAGLLSGMYVGLTYVSSFYTPLLDPNLPPEARLSGISMYLLGHYGSIVSSVAVAMACLTTAIPLVSICADYIKQDLFQDKVGRILPLIITLSLSCFIANFGFTGIANMLSPVLQVLCPGLIVLSLSNIGYKLYETRFAKIPFFATFTLSIVGYLM from the coding sequence ATGACTAAAAAAAATCATTCTAGTGTCATAGCTGCCGGGCTTGCGCTTTTTTCGATGTTCTTTGGAGCAGGCGATCTCATATGGCCTATCATTTTGGGCGGCCAAGCAGGAAGTCAGAATTTCTACGCCATGCTGGGATTAATCATCACAGGTGTTAGCCTTCCTCTCTTAGGCCTTATATCTATGATGCTCTTCGAAGGAAATTATAGAGCCTTCTTTGGCCGCATAGGTAAACTTCCCTCCATCTTTCTTATTTTTATCATTCAAGCAATTTTAGGACCTATTGGCTCAATACCAAGACTTATCACGCTGTCTTATGCAACGCTTCAGCCCTACATGCCAGAGAATATCACTCTCATAGGATTCAGCATCCTTGCAAGCCTTTTTGTTTTGTGCTTCACTTTAAAAAAACAGAGAGTTATCGACCTTCTTGGGCTTGTTTTAACCCCACTTCTTCTCATATCGCTCGGCGGTATCTTGGTGATGGGCTTTTATCACGCTCCAGATCCTCTATCATTTGGATTTAGCAAAACTGAAGCATTTACAAGCGGGCTAAATGTCGGGTACAATACACTTGATCTCATCGCATCTTTTATTTTTGCACCTCTTGTACTGGCTCATTTTATTCATGATGAAAACACACAGATAGATAAAAAAACAAGAAGTCGCATGCTATTTCGTAAAATGCTAAAAGCATGTCTTATTGCAGCCGGATTATTGTCAGGAATGTATGTAGGCCTAACTTATGTCTCTTCTTTCTATACACCCCTGCTCGATCCTAATTTACCACCAGAAGCCAGGCTTTCTGGTATATCCATGTATCTTCTTGGACACTATGGCTCTATTGTATCAAGCGTAGCTGTTGCTATGGCTTGCCTTACAACTGCAATTCCTCTTGTTTCTATCTGCGCAGACTACATCAAACAAGACCTTTTTCAAGATAAAGTTGGACGTATCTTGCCACTCATTATCACTTTGAGCTTATCTTGCTTTATTGCAAACTTTGGTTTTACAGGAATTGCTAATATGCTCTCTCCAGTTCTACAAGTCTTATGCCCAGGTCTTATTGTTTTGAGCCTTTCCAATATTGGATATAAACTCTATGAAACGCGCTTTGCAAAAATCCCCTTCTTTGCAACATTTACGCTCTCTATCGTGGGTTATTTAATGTAA
- a CDS encoding bifunctional acetate--CoA ligase family protein/GNAT family N-acetyltransferase: MSIPFSIDPSHDFLDTPPHILSSFFLPQTIAIIGATEALGSVGRTLMNNLITSSFKGTLFPVNPKREQVLGITCYPNVGAIKEKIDLAIIITPAKTVPSIISECVDANIKATIVISAGFKELGISGINLEKEILARAKKNNMRIIGPNCLGLMNPSYGLNATFAAKMAIPGHTAFISQSGAMCTAVLDWSLKKAIGFSAFVSIGSMADISWGDLIDYLGNDKETDSILIYMESIGNPRSFLSAAKEVALTKPIIVIKAGRTQAAAKAAASHTGSLAGSDEVFDCALQRAGVLRVDTIEELFDMALVLANQPRPKGPKLSIITNAGGPAVLATDATIIHGAHLTTLNDSIIEKLNTFLPEAWSHSNPVDILGDASPQTYRKSVEVIATDPDCDGLLVILSPQDMTKPEECANELVKCAHLSNKPLLASWMGGESVEKGVDILNHAGIPTFSFPDNASKVFAKMWRHSSDLQNSYETPSLYTTGHDIHSTVRHDVVESLLKVARDENRTLLSEYESKKVLQAYQIPTVETLIARNIDEAISAANTLEYPIVLKLLSETITHKSDVGGVKLNLLNQKDVIKAFEEIQHSVTTLCGPEHFSGVTVQRMISLDGYDIILGSSLDEQFGPVILFGLGGGLVEVFQDKALALPPLNTTLARELMKKTKIYHALKGVRGKKPIDFLALESLISRFSSLIVEHPWIKECDINPLLVSSEEMIALDARIVLHDASLKESLLPKSSIRPYPSQYISSISLKDNLKVHLRPVKPEDEPLLVKFHHELSEETVKNRYQELLSLDVRTTHQRLIRICCGDYDRNIAIIAEIKKEEHSELIGIARLSKIMGSNDAKFTITIVDRLQNKGLGTQLLYFLINVAKQEKIDYIQASISENNHQMLKICKNLQFQFKKAKDAPALIKARLSLKTHLHTINS, translated from the coding sequence ATGTCAATACCCTTTAGTATAGATCCCTCTCATGATTTTTTAGATACACCTCCACATATCTTAAGCTCATTTTTTCTTCCACAAACAATTGCCATTATCGGAGCTACAGAAGCTCTAGGAAGCGTTGGAAGAACTCTTATGAATAATCTAATAACGTCCTCCTTTAAAGGCACCTTATTTCCAGTGAACCCAAAGCGTGAACAAGTACTTGGAATAACATGCTACCCTAATGTAGGCGCTATCAAAGAAAAAATCGACCTTGCAATCATTATAACGCCTGCCAAAACTGTACCATCCATTATATCTGAATGTGTAGACGCTAATATTAAAGCTACGATCGTCATATCTGCTGGTTTTAAAGAACTTGGCATATCAGGTATTAATCTCGAAAAAGAAATTCTTGCACGTGCCAAAAAAAATAATATGCGTATTATCGGACCTAACTGCCTTGGCCTCATGAACCCCTCTTATGGCCTAAATGCAACATTTGCAGCCAAAATGGCAATTCCTGGACACACAGCTTTTATCAGCCAATCAGGTGCCATGTGTACAGCTGTGCTTGACTGGAGCTTAAAAAAAGCCATTGGATTTAGCGCCTTTGTGTCCATCGGTTCTATGGCTGATATCAGCTGGGGAGACTTGATTGACTATCTTGGAAATGATAAAGAAACAGATAGTATTTTAATTTATATGGAAAGCATAGGAAACCCAAGATCCTTCCTATCCGCCGCAAAAGAAGTAGCTCTTACCAAGCCCATCATCGTAATCAAAGCAGGACGCACGCAAGCTGCAGCAAAAGCTGCAGCTTCTCATACAGGCTCACTTGCCGGTAGCGACGAGGTTTTCGACTGCGCTCTTCAAAGAGCTGGCGTACTGAGAGTGGATACAATAGAAGAGCTCTTCGATATGGCTCTTGTACTTGCAAATCAACCAAGACCAAAGGGACCTAAATTAAGTATCATCACCAATGCAGGAGGCCCTGCAGTCCTTGCAACGGATGCAACGATCATTCATGGCGCACACCTTACAACCCTCAATGATTCTATTATCGAAAAGTTAAATACATTTCTTCCAGAGGCTTGGAGCCATAGTAACCCTGTCGATATCTTAGGAGATGCAAGCCCTCAAACCTATAGAAAAAGTGTAGAGGTCATTGCAACAGATCCCGATTGTGATGGCCTTTTGGTAATTCTCTCTCCACAAGATATGACAAAGCCAGAAGAATGTGCCAACGAATTAGTTAAATGCGCTCATTTATCTAATAAACCCCTTCTTGCAAGCTGGATGGGTGGTGAAAGTGTAGAAAAAGGGGTTGATATCTTAAATCACGCAGGCATACCCACATTTTCTTTTCCAGACAATGCAAGCAAAGTTTTTGCAAAAATGTGGCGACATAGCAGTGACCTACAAAATTCCTATGAAACCCCCTCTCTTTATACAACGGGTCATGATATCCATAGTACAGTAAGACATGATGTCGTAGAAAGCCTCTTAAAAGTAGCAAGAGATGAAAATAGAACGCTCTTATCAGAATATGAATCTAAAAAGGTTTTACAAGCCTATCAAATACCCACTGTTGAAACACTTATAGCAAGAAATATCGACGAAGCCATTAGTGCTGCAAATACCCTTGAATACCCTATTGTTCTTAAACTTCTCTCTGAGACAATCACACACAAAAGCGATGTAGGCGGTGTAAAACTCAACTTGTTGAACCAAAAAGATGTTATCAAGGCTTTTGAAGAGATTCAACATTCTGTAACAACTTTGTGTGGCCCTGAGCACTTCTCTGGAGTAACTGTGCAAAGAATGATCTCGTTAGATGGTTATGATATTATTCTTGGCAGCTCTCTAGATGAGCAATTTGGTCCTGTAATTCTTTTTGGACTTGGAGGTGGCCTTGTGGAAGTCTTTCAAGACAAAGCACTCGCACTTCCTCCACTAAACACGACCCTTGCCCGTGAGCTCATGAAAAAGACAAAAATCTATCATGCCCTCAAAGGTGTTCGCGGGAAAAAACCCATTGACTTTTTGGCTCTTGAATCTTTAATTTCCAGATTTTCTAGCCTCATTGTAGAGCATCCATGGATTAAAGAGTGCGATATTAACCCCCTTCTTGTCTCGTCAGAGGAGATGATCGCCTTAGATGCAAGAATCGTGTTGCATGATGCAAGCTTAAAAGAATCTCTTCTGCCAAAATCATCTATAAGACCCTATCCATCACAGTATATCTCCTCTATCTCTCTAAAAGACAATTTAAAAGTACACTTGCGGCCTGTTAAGCCTGAGGATGAGCCATTACTCGTCAAATTTCACCATGAATTATCTGAAGAGACCGTAAAAAACCGCTATCAAGAACTACTTTCGCTAGATGTTCGAACAACTCACCAAAGACTCATACGTATCTGCTGTGGCGACTATGACAGAAATATCGCTATCATTGCAGAGATCAAAAAAGAGGAACACTCAGAACTTATTGGCATTGCCCGTCTTTCAAAAATTATGGGTAGCAATGATGCAAAATTTACCATTACAATTGTAGATCGCCTTCAAAATAAAGGCCTTGGAACGCAATTACTTTACTTTTTAATTAATGTGGCCAAACAAGAAAAAATAGACTACATTCAAGCTAGCATATCAGAAAATAACCATCAAATGCTCAAAATTTGTAAAAACTTACAATTTCAATTCAAAAAAGCAAAAGATGCTCCCGCCCTGATAAAAGCAAGGCTTAGTTTGAAAACGCATCTACACACGATCAATTCTTAA
- a CDS encoding glycosyltransferase family 9 protein encodes MKIPSCKKIAVARRNRLGDLVCALPLIEHCKVLFPEAEISLFLSPLAAMLAPYLQGIDKVVTFPAKGNRYFHMFKTGFLHSKDNYDLAISAKPSPMRLVNVFLWALRARCRLAVVKKKTFLINGGIEEKTLRGKHQALRVLQILAPDLQEIPEEYYPRFNLQGHSEAIEKALCKLKGFGPIILVSMTNNRTSSQISVKKYITILNDLYKKHTFSVAISCVSKDLLAASELQKALSCTSSVVETGQFNDFMHLVNGVDMLFIGDGGVMHIAAAFDKPQLVLFGHVKIEEWRPLSKKAVSLGAFTDVNEICNQEILRALEGVFRVL; translated from the coding sequence ATGAAAATCCCGTCATGTAAAAAGATTGCTGTAGCAAGACGCAATAGGCTCGGAGACCTTGTGTGTGCATTACCTTTGATTGAGCATTGTAAGGTGCTTTTTCCAGAGGCGGAAATCTCTCTCTTTTTAAGTCCACTTGCAGCTATGCTTGCTCCTTACTTGCAAGGAATAGATAAGGTTGTCACGTTTCCTGCAAAGGGCAATCGCTATTTTCACATGTTTAAAACGGGTTTTTTGCATAGTAAAGATAATTATGATCTTGCAATTTCTGCAAAGCCATCTCCTATGCGGCTTGTCAACGTATTTTTGTGGGCTTTAAGAGCCAGATGTAGGCTTGCTGTTGTTAAGAAAAAAACGTTTTTAATTAATGGTGGTATAGAGGAAAAAACTTTAAGAGGAAAGCATCAAGCGCTAAGAGTGTTACAAATTTTGGCGCCTGATCTGCAAGAGATCCCTGAGGAATATTATCCAAGGTTTAATCTGCAAGGTCACTCTGAAGCAATTGAAAAGGCGCTTTGTAAATTAAAGGGGTTTGGCCCTATTATTCTTGTCTCCATGACTAACAATCGAACGTCTAGTCAGATTAGTGTAAAAAAATATATAACTATTTTAAACGATCTATATAAGAAGCATACCTTTTCGGTTGCAATTTCTTGTGTATCAAAAGATCTTCTTGCTGCAAGTGAATTGCAAAAAGCGCTCTCTTGTACATCTAGTGTGGTAGAAACGGGTCAATTTAATGATTTTATGCACCTTGTTAATGGTGTAGATATGCTTTTTATTGGAGATGGTGGTGTTATGCATATAGCAGCAGCTTTTGATAAGCCACAACTTGTTCTTTTTGGTCATGTAAAAATAGAAGAGTGGAGGCCACTTTCTAAGAAAGCAGTTTCTCTTGGTGCCTTTACAGATGTAAATGAGATTTGTAATCAAGAGATTTTACGGGCACTTGAGGGGGTTTTTCGTGTTTTATAA
- a CDS encoding adenylate/guanylate cyclase domain-containing protein produces MPIRIKLFIYIGSLFLLVALASYFLPKVFVQGDVRRVHSLFSDEIAIQNKNGREMWQRLFNERLNQSIIAINTTLAHVSTENESRKALTLAFEKDAKAFWMLVKNLINDNPGVDFLQVSKNNVKSLSVVLSNAKFYSVQAELFSNNIGLMLLTAETDQKNVLGPFIGIRFPMTSELANVPPLINSSGKGLDVQQLRNAAYYLYPMDVLNLPKDVALQVSSAISLVRKGIMIAKVGERELLKTIEKHALQLESQLIGAKIASPDEFQVWQEHHKSIVEAQVLAGPSAEEETPVILKPPKVVESSKRTNIVREYVTVYLDAIKGSPFDKGTPIGGATLYGTTNTKSKRDFSGGALLNHDIFFQDPLFNPESYFQDHLPLPEHTFLATGIGLIDSPLLSKYLIANVVPISNASFNGKKVELEKDPVFLTVGQSLFGDIRSTLLVPDSQIVFLNEDGTFLHAINDSKDEIPSSFFHGFSFPSIVNTTLGQMNIGDIPYSYFQLEPSVSMPIKAFVLIPSASEPMFRLQEVVNSNMISIYQALSSQLFATSLILLGVALFLLGYLSKRITKPITILARATEKVVKGNYSSIQLPKVEDAHDEISVLTNSFANMVQGLQDKEKIRDLLDKVVSKEIAAEILKGKVQLGGESRIVSVLFVDIRGFTRLTEQVDPQIVISQLNKYMTEMSNIIEHEGGVIDKYIGDEIMALYGAPVAMEDSAKRALTTALKMLESLNYWNAKRIKEGLVPIQVGIGIHTGKVVAGNMGADKRLNYTVLGANVNFAARLCSVAGPMEIRVSEATLTESGMKDHLKVKPLPPEIFKGFSTEQISYSIMGYKSIC; encoded by the coding sequence ATGCCGATACGGATAAAATTATTTATTTACATAGGTTCTTTGTTTTTACTGGTTGCTCTTGCATCTTATTTTTTGCCAAAGGTATTTGTTCAAGGAGATGTTAGGCGTGTGCACTCTCTTTTTAGTGATGAGATTGCAATTCAAAATAAAAATGGCCGTGAAATGTGGCAGAGGTTATTTAATGAACGCTTAAACCAGAGTATTATTGCTATTAACACAACTCTTGCACATGTATCTACAGAGAATGAGTCTCGAAAAGCATTGACTCTTGCGTTTGAAAAAGATGCAAAAGCATTTTGGATGCTTGTAAAGAACTTAATTAACGACAATCCAGGTGTTGATTTTTTGCAGGTTTCGAAAAATAATGTAAAGAGTTTGTCGGTTGTTCTTAGTAATGCAAAATTTTATTCTGTACAAGCAGAGTTGTTTTCAAACAATATAGGGCTCATGTTACTTACTGCAGAAACAGATCAAAAAAACGTTTTAGGACCATTTATTGGCATACGCTTTCCAATGACATCGGAGCTTGCGAATGTACCACCCCTGATAAATTCTTCAGGAAAGGGGCTAGATGTGCAGCAATTGCGCAATGCTGCTTACTATTTATACCCTATGGATGTTTTGAATCTTCCAAAAGATGTTGCTCTGCAAGTATCTAGTGCCATTTCTCTTGTACGCAAGGGTATTATGATTGCCAAAGTAGGTGAGCGTGAGTTATTAAAAACAATCGAAAAGCATGCTTTGCAATTAGAGAGTCAGTTGATTGGAGCGAAGATCGCATCTCCTGATGAATTTCAGGTGTGGCAAGAACATCACAAGAGTATTGTAGAAGCCCAAGTGTTAGCTGGGCCATCCGCAGAGGAAGAAACTCCTGTTATTTTGAAGCCACCCAAGGTAGTGGAGAGCTCAAAGCGTACAAATATTGTAAGAGAATATGTCACTGTTTACTTGGATGCAATCAAGGGATCTCCCTTTGACAAGGGGACGCCAATAGGGGGTGCAACACTTTATGGTACGACTAATACGAAATCTAAGAGAGACTTTTCTGGAGGAGCGTTATTAAATCATGACATTTTCTTTCAAGATCCACTTTTTAACCCAGAATCCTATTTTCAAGATCACCTACCACTACCTGAACATACTTTTTTAGCGACAGGCATCGGTTTAATTGACTCACCTCTTTTATCAAAATATTTGATAGCAAATGTTGTGCCTATTTCTAATGCAAGTTTTAATGGTAAAAAAGTGGAGCTTGAAAAAGATCCTGTATTTTTAACCGTGGGACAGAGCCTCTTTGGTGACATTAGAAGCACACTTCTTGTGCCAGATTCACAAATAGTATTTTTAAACGAAGATGGAACGTTTTTACATGCAATCAACGACTCAAAAGATGAAATACCTAGTTCTTTTTTTCACGGTTTTTCATTTCCAAGCATTGTAAATACGACGTTGGGCCAGATGAATATTGGTGATATTCCCTACAGTTATTTTCAATTAGAACCCTCTGTTTCTATGCCAATAAAGGCTTTTGTTTTAATACCAAGTGCATCAGAGCCTATGTTTCGCCTGCAAGAAGTTGTCAATAGCAATATGATAAGTATCTATCAAGCACTATCATCGCAACTATTTGCAACTTCTTTAATTTTACTAGGCGTTGCTCTTTTTTTACTTGGTTACTTGTCAAAGCGCATTACAAAGCCCATTACAATTTTAGCGCGTGCTACAGAAAAAGTTGTGAAGGGTAACTACTCAAGTATTCAACTTCCTAAAGTGGAAGATGCACACGATGAAATTTCTGTTCTTACAAATAGCTTTGCAAACATGGTTCAAGGACTTCAAGATAAAGAAAAAATTAGAGACTTGCTTGACAAAGTTGTTTCAAAAGAGATTGCAGCAGAGATTTTGAAGGGAAAAGTGCAGCTTGGTGGAGAGAGCCGTATTGTTAGCGTCCTATTCGTAGACATTCGAGGATTTACTAGGCTAACAGAACAAGTAGATCCACAAATTGTAATTTCTCAACTGAATAAATATATGACAGAGATGAGTAATATTATTGAGCATGAGGGCGGTGTTATCGATAAATATATTGGAGATGAGATCATGGCTCTTTATGGTGCTCCTGTTGCAATGGAAGATTCTGCTAAAAGGGCTTTGACAACTGCTTTAAAAATGCTTGAGTCACTCAACTACTGGAATGCAAAGCGTATAAAAGAAGGACTTGTTCCTATACAAGTAGGTATTGGAATCCATACAGGCAAAGTGGTTGCAGGAAACATGGGGGCAGATAAGCGTCTAAATTATACGGTGCTTGGAGCTAATGTCAACTTTGCTGCAAGGCTTTGTTCTGTTGCGGGTCCTATGGAAATTCGTGTAAGTGAGGCCACGCTTACAGAAAGCGGCATGAAAGATCATTTGAAAGTAAAGCCTCTTCCTCCAGAAATTTTTAAAGGCTTTTCTACAGAGCAAATATCTTATTCAATTATGGGCTATAAATCTATTTGTTAA